From the genome of Photobacterium sp. CCB-ST2H9, one region includes:
- a CDS encoding AlpA family transcriptional regulator: MHTLTMKHKTYEFSLTTSLTGIDTDEKIINVSNALFEAGCDDGSPSFYGDALYISFYREAESYEQAVISAIKDAEKVEGIKVLSVDAGDHVGLTDAAELSGVSKMALSRYSRGERGAGNFPCPVERLNGKTPLWSWSEIATWLKENNKDQGKDQFYEEMVCNAEVTAAINIALQLRDKVKSDRVSTYLSLMA, encoded by the coding sequence ATGCACACGTTGACTATGAAGCATAAAACATATGAATTTTCACTGACCACCTCCCTGACAGGTATAGACACAGATGAGAAGATAATTAACGTATCAAACGCCCTATTCGAGGCAGGCTGCGACGACGGCTCACCATCGTTTTACGGCGACGCTCTCTATATCAGCTTTTACAGAGAAGCGGAAAGTTACGAACAGGCAGTGATTTCGGCTATTAAAGACGCCGAAAAAGTAGAAGGCATCAAAGTGCTTTCAGTGGACGCCGGAGACCACGTCGGCTTAACAGACGCGGCAGAGCTATCCGGCGTGTCCAAAATGGCGTTATCCAGATACAGCCGTGGCGAACGCGGAGCAGGGAACTTCCCTTGCCCAGTCGAGCGCTTAAACGGAAAAACTCCTTTGTGGAGTTGGTCTGAAATAGCGACCTGGTTAAAAGAAAACAATAAGGATCAAGGTAAGGACCAGTTCTATGAAGAGATGGTCTGTAACGCGGAAGTCACCGCGGCCATTAACATCGCATTACAACTGCGAGACAAAGTGAAAAGCGATAGGGTTTCAACTTATTTGTCACTGATGGCATAA
- a CDS encoding terminase — MARKLKRITSDPRYWELVKKYRYDWIGFAVELVGKTPTWQQEEIIIPTQETGSRVSVASGHGTGKSDMTSIMILAYMILYPDANVVIVANKIAQVQQVIWKYLNINWKQLCKNVPWIEQYFTLTDTQFYATASKKTWFATPRGCRVGNEESLAGSHAKHLFYIVDEASGVSDAAFGVMTGALTEKDNRMLLLSQPTKNSGYFYDTHNKLAYPRGRWVSIKLNSEESPLVTLQFILDKRLEYGGREAAEYLIKVRGEFPKTISGYLLGRDELDKAVHYRPILDDDWGWIACVDVGNGRDKSVLNIMKVSGHRVNRKLVTHRISEMEGTVDPVRFADIIFAECSDERYPNITIVVDSDGQGYDTATLLERKKMRVQRIHWGKRMHSTKDRERFFNQRAYAHIAFRDGIRSRRIRIDSNVKTAEQGSKLPCTINEAGQNVMMPKPIMKQKYNIKSPDRTDTYCFGMLANYTPANVVITNDMVDERNNAENWVNEGLAA; from the coding sequence TGGCCAGAAAGCTCAAAAGAATAACGTCAGACCCTCGATATTGGGAGCTCGTTAAGAAATACAGATACGATTGGATAGGGTTTGCTGTTGAGCTGGTGGGTAAAACGCCAACCTGGCAGCAAGAAGAGATCATTATTCCTACGCAGGAAACCGGTTCGCGAGTGTCGGTGGCCTCCGGTCATGGTACGGGCAAATCAGACATGACGTCGATAATGATTTTGGCATACATGATCTTATACCCGGATGCCAACGTCGTTATCGTTGCGAACAAAATTGCACAAGTCCAGCAAGTTATTTGGAAATACCTGAATATTAACTGGAAACAGTTGTGTAAAAACGTGCCTTGGATAGAGCAGTATTTCACTCTAACTGACACCCAATTTTACGCAACTGCAAGCAAGAAAACCTGGTTCGCCACACCACGAGGTTGCCGTGTAGGTAATGAAGAGTCTCTTGCAGGATCGCACGCAAAACATCTTTTTTATATTGTCGATGAAGCTTCTGGTGTGAGTGATGCCGCATTTGGGGTTATGACGGGCGCATTAACGGAAAAAGACAACCGGATGCTGTTGCTGTCCCAGCCAACAAAAAATTCGGGATATTTTTATGACACTCATAATAAGCTCGCATATCCGCGTGGCCGCTGGGTGTCTATCAAGCTTAATTCAGAAGAATCACCGCTAGTTACACTGCAGTTCATACTCGATAAACGGTTGGAATACGGGGGCCGTGAAGCGGCAGAATACCTCATCAAGGTGCGTGGAGAGTTCCCTAAAACCATTTCCGGGTATCTGTTGGGTCGAGATGAGCTGGATAAAGCAGTCCACTATAGGCCAATACTGGATGATGATTGGGGATGGATTGCGTGTGTCGACGTGGGCAACGGCCGAGATAAGTCGGTATTGAACATCATGAAAGTCTCTGGCCACCGGGTAAATCGAAAACTTGTAACCCATCGTATTTCTGAGATGGAGGGTACCGTTGATCCGGTCCGGTTTGCAGACATAATTTTTGCAGAGTGCTCAGACGAGAGGTACCCGAATATCACTATTGTGGTGGATAGTGACGGACAGGGTTACGATACAGCGACTCTGCTTGAGCGCAAGAAGATGCGTGTTCAACGGATTCACTGGGGTAAACGAATGCACTCAACCAAAGACCGTGAACGATTCTTCAATCAGCGGGCGTATGCGCATATAGCATTCAGAGATGGCATCAGGAGTAGGCGGATCCGGATAGATTCAAATGTGAAAACCGCTGAACAGGGCTCAAAACTTCCGTGTACGATCAATGAAGCTGGTCAGAACGTGATGATGCCAAAACCAATCATGAAACAGAAGTACAACATCAAGTCACCGGACCGGACAGACACATACTGTTTCGGAATGCTTGCCAACTACACGCCCGCTAATGTTGTTATTACGAATGACATGGTCGACGAGCGTAATAACGCAGAGAATTGGGTAAATGAAGGTTTAGCAGCATAA